Sequence from the Aspergillus nidulans FGSC A4 chromosome III genome:
CGGCAAGTCTTCAGGTCGATGCTGTTAGTGCCAACTTTGCTATCCAGGAAATGAGCTTGGGCATCCACTATAATGCTGGATCAGCGGATATTGACACGTATATCAAGAATCCGGAGGTTTGGAAGGTGCAGGACGGATTGATCGACCTTCTAAGTGGACCAGGCCTGGGTATTGAgattgacgaagagaaaaTCAGGGCAGCTGCTGTGGACGCTGTCGCATGGCGCAGTCCGCACTTCGTGGGACCTGGAGGAGAACTAAGGGAGTGGTGATGAATCTTGGATGTTTCTCAGCTATATAGATCAGCTTGTCTTGTTCATAGTGCTGAGGTGTTCGCTCCGCTGAAATATCAGTCGATGACTCGTACCTTCTCACACTTCAAGCACTAACTAGACTAAATGACATTTGGTAACTGCTGCTAAGACATCTGTTGCAGGTGGTTAGAAATGGCACGTGCACCCTGCCTAGCTGCCTTATCTTCGCTTCCCCAGAAAGTCACCCTCATTTCCCCACGTTCCACCCAGTCCTTAACAACGCGTCTGAGCATCCCCATGGCTAAAAACTGaattttttgttttcttctcaGATGCTCGTATGTGATGCTTTTTGTCTGATATACTTCGATGGAGCCGACTCGAGGCCATCCGAACAAACGGCGATCCGTCAAGGAACGGGTTCGTGTTACTCGCGCCTGCGATACTTGCAAAAAGTAAGTCACTCCAGCTTGAACCATTACTACACTTGACCTGACTCGTGACGGTTAGGAAGAAGTTGCGTTGCTCGGGTACCCTACCGTGTTTCCTGTGCCAACGCTCCCAGTTGAGGTGCGAATATACCGCTGGTTACACTCGAGGAAAAGTGCCACCTGTACCCACAATCAGCGGTGCTGATAGTATGAACAATACCATTCAAAATCATCATGAAAAGACTACGAATTCCAGCGTGGAGAGCCGATCTCCACCTAAACCGCAGGACACCGCACAAAATGTACTCTTAGCGAGGGAGAAACAGGTTAACCTCCCATCATCGGGCAACTCACCTGAGCCTCACCAAACTGATATGGAGGGACATTATGTCGGTCCTGCTTCTGGCGTCTCCTTCTTGATAAGAGTACAGAAGCGTCTACATGAGCATATTTCGTTCCCGCGTACTACGCCCATCTTTAGTTTCGGTGATGCACCCCTTCCGAAATATGATCCATCTTTCCTGGTTATACCACCCAAAGACGAAGCGAAAGCGCTTCTTGATAGATACTTTGATTTTGTGTTTCCCACTCATCGTTTCTTGCATCAACCCCAGGCCGAAAGCTGGCTTGAGGACTTTTATCGCGACCCTGGGGTGGCCCAGTCCCCCAAGCCCGGGGCTATGGCAATAAGAGCTTTGCTCCTCATGATTTTTGCGCATGGAAAGCAATGCTTGCCCAAGTCTGATAGTTCGCTAGGTTCCTGCGTTAACAGGTAGGGTTGCTCTGCACATTCTCTTCTGCACTATTCTAACGCAGCCTCTTGACAGTGCAGTCTATTTCGCTGCCTCGGAGCATCATCTTGCAGCAGAAACGGGACCTGTCCGCCTCGCAAGTGTGCAAGCACGATTAGCTCAATGCTTCTATCTTTTGGGCCAATCTCGGATCAACCACTGCTGGAGCCTATTCGGAACCACAGCACGGCTTGCCATTGCAATCGGCTTACACCGGGGACGACGGCGAGATGTCAAAGATAATTTTGTTGAGCATGAGTGCTCCAAACGAGTGTTTTGGTGCATGTACAGCCTGGATAACTATCTTAGCGCCGCTCTGGGCCGTCCTCGGATTTTTCACGATGACGAGATAGATCAAGAGCTTCCTGCTATTGCTAATGATTCCCAAATAACACCGAGTGGCGTTGTTCCAGCTAGTTCGAATACCCAGAGTATCATGCTAGCTCCCGTCTACCATGCTAAACTGTCTAAGATTATCAGTGGTATACTTCGTGATCTATACAGCATACGACGCATGACTCTTCAGTCTCAatcagcagccgcagcaaagCATGGGGCCGAGCTTGCCCAATGGCGACAAGAAATATCTGCGTTTGTTGACCTTGCGAATGTTGACATGCTAGTGCTCACCTATCAGCGACAATATACAGTCTTAAATCTTGCATTCTTTCACTCTCAGATTCTACTCTACCGTCCGTTTATACTGAGAGATTTCAAGAATCTAGCGCTTCCAGCATCCCCTGAAAGCAACGACCTCGCTGAGTCTGTCAGCGAAAACGCCCGGCATTGTTTGGAAGCTGCCATGAAGATCACTAGCATCTTGCGTGATCTGTGCGAAAATGGTAAAATGTACCACAGCTTTTGGGTATGTTTGTAAAGCTATCGTGGATGGATTGCGCTGGACCCTAATTTTTGCTACAGTTTACTCATTACTACGCATTCTCAGCTATTGTGGTCTTGTATGTGCATTTTATCCAGAGCTGTACCCATACTAGTGCCGAGTCATACTTGGCCTATTTTCAAGCGGGTGAGCGAGCCCAGTATGATCTGGCAGCCTCTGGATCGCAGTCGTCATTTGCCCAGCGGTACGCCATGGTgctcgaagagcttcgtAAAGAGGCGCAAAAGTGCATACAGCAAAAACAGCAACTGGCGACTGGATATCACCATTCAGATCAAGTCACCGACAGCGCCAGTGCGGATATGAGCGCTCAGGAGCCAAACGTTTCAAGGCAGAGCTTCAGCTATGAGCCTGCAGTGTTTCCTCAGTCTACATTCGCGCATACAGAGCAAGCTATCACCCACAGCCCACCCCTGGAGCTTTCGAACATGCATCCGGAGCAGCAAACCTGGATAGAAAACCTGATTCAAGACAGCAGCCCTAGAACCTACATTCCCAGTTTTACCGGCTGGGGAGAATTTGACTCGCTGGCTCTCACAGGCCTGGGAGAGTTAGGTCACATATTCTCATCCAATGATCTACCGGATTTCCGGGGTTAAAACCCTGGGCCTGGCCAACCTTCCCCTGTTCAGCTATGCTGGGATAGAGAATGGCAAAAATATAAACTCGACAAGACAAGAGGGTCTGACAACCCTCGCCCGCAGTCTAATTTGTCTCCAATAGCTGGCAATCCCAGTCCGACTTTAAATGAGATATCCCCAAACTCCTGGGGAGTATGCTATTTGCTCTTCTGACATAAAGACCTCTCAGAGACGGCTTCTGTAAGACTTAGATAGCTCCGTTTCTAGCATAACGAGCACCAACCCGGGTAACACCTGCACTTCCAAGGGTCCCATGCACGTCCACAGCCCTTATCCATAAGCCTGTACCAGTATTGAGCGACATGGAAGCACAGCATTGAAACACATCTGCCTTATCCCGGGGCTTTGCATATTTGCAGAGCCGCCATGCTCTTTGATATGTCTTCTCATATTATATTCCCAGCGAACAAGCTTCAGAGAAGGACGTCCACAGAGATTGTGTCTGACTTTGAGCCCAGTAGGCAGCTACGGTGAACATAATGCAGCTACCATAATTATGGTGAGGGATATATCTGCCGTTATCTCACTGTAACTCAGTCCAGATTCATAAATAATAGGCAGTTGCTTATCGTCTCTGATGTGGTTGGGGACTGTATGATCACAACCTGCATAACTTTGTAGATGACTAATGCATACAGTAAGGCTCAGAACAGAACTCAAACAGACCATCAGGAACTGTGCCTTCTGCGAGTTCTTCCATGATTCTCTCATACACCTAATACTCATGCCTATATTCCCGTGTATGATAAGCAGGATTCAGGGCACTCTGCCGGTATTGTCTATGGAGGTCAGCCTGGCGCCTACCGTTGTACTGCAAACAACATCCCATTATGAACGCTCTGAACCCCGGATGGATAGTTCAGTTCGTGTGGATAAGCTATCTCAAACCCGAACACCTCTGGCTTAGCATACTTCGGGCATTACCCGCTACGAGACACTTCGGTCAGAAGACAAAGTAAGCCGCCCCTGGCCCGCGAGTCTAGTCAAAACACAATCAGGGCGAGGTACCATTGCTGCGCAAGACAAATCGGATACGCAAGGTTAGTAGTTATCCGAACCCCGCTTTGCTTTTCCGAGCACTGCCCTAACAAGCTACGGATAGCTGATGAGACAGCCCTTCTCGGACCATATGAGAATAGTGCGGCATAGACCTTATTAGCCGCGGCAATATATGCTACTTGAACTTACTTTCAGTCCAGGCTCAGAATTCTTCACCATCGCATCTGACAATCTCATTTACCTGAACAATGCTGGCACAAATCGGCAGTGACATCTCAATCGGCAGCAAAGACGCATCAATGAAATCTACTAAACTCCCTCCAACTCCGCCAGACGAGGCAGAAGTGCCATTATACACGATTGATGATATTCTGTTGCAGCGCATATCATATCCACCAGACGCGCCGCTTGTTGGTTACCCGCAGAGTCAATATGGCATTAGTGACTATGCTTTCTATACTGCAAAGGAGTTGGACAGATTCGCCAATGGAGCTGCCCAAGCTTTGCAATTCTCTGGATTACCAAAGGTGAGTGACTATTGGATTCTAACATGAGTTGTGCCGATACTTACTCGTATCTTAATCAGTTCTCTGACCCTAGCGAGAACCGCGTGGTAGCGATTCTTGGTCCATCTAACCTCGACTACATTGTTTCACTATTTGCACTCTCTCGGCTAGGCTATGCAGTTCTTTTGCTATCTACTCGTCTTAGCTCTGAAGCTTATACCAACTTGCTTGCGCAAACCAACTGCTGCCATATCCTATATTCTCCTACGACAGAAAAAGCCGTCGAAGAGATCCGAGGCGTCTCACCGCAGATCAACATTTTCTCGATACCAGAGCATATCATATATTCAAAGTGCACCGAGTCATCAAATCTGCGGCTTAGCAGACAACCTGAGTTGGCTCAAAAGTGGGCTTTCATCATCCACAGTTCAGGGTCCACGGGCCTTCCAAAACCAATCTTCCAGACGCACGCAGCTTGCATTGCAAACTATACCACGAGTAACTCTTATCGCGCATTGTTAACGCTTCCTTTGTACCACAACCATGGATTATGCACATTCTTCCGATCTATGTTCAAGGCAAAGCCGATTGCCATCTACAATGCGAATCTACCTTTGACCGGCAAGAACGTCCTTGAAGTCATGGAGACCTTCAAACCTGAGAGCTTCCATGGCGTGCCATACGTCTTGAAGCTTCTAAGTGAAGTTCCAGGTGGAGTGGAAGCGCTGGCCAGATGTCAGCAGGTGCTTTTCGGAGGAAGTAGCTGTCCGGATGAGTTGGGCGATTACCTTGTGGACAATGGAGTCCGGCTGATCAGCCATTACGGAGCGTATGCATCGCccatttctttcttctcttctttacTTTACTTGtttttttatattattattatcgcAGAGCATGGTCCTGGGAACCCTGCTGACTGATTCTCTAGGACCGAACTCGGTCAGTTGATGACATCCGACCGCCCCGTTGGCGACAAACTATGGAATTACGTTCGCCCCTTGAAGGTCTCTCAGCCATATCTGCGaatggaagagcttgaagacgGCTCTTATGAGTGTGTTGTTCTGGATGGGCTTCCAGCCAAAGTCAGCTCCAATTGCAACGACCCGCCAAATTCGTTCCGCACTCGAGACACATTCCTAAAGCATCCCAGTGTTCCAAATGCTTGGAAGTATTTGGGCCGTATCGACGACAGAGTCACCTTGATCAATGGTGAAAAGGTGCTACCTGTGCCCATTGAACACCGTATACGCCAAAACAAGTACGTGAAGGACAACCTTGTGTTCGGGGTGGGAAAGCCATTACCTGGTTTGATCATTGTGCCCAGCGCTGAATGTCAGGAAATGACGAAATCTGAGATACTCGATAAGGTCTGGCCCGACATAGAAGCTGCAAACAAGAATGCAGAAGCATTCAGTTATATATCCCGCGACATGGTAATTGTTTTAGACGTCGGCTGTTCTTATCCAGCTACCGACAAAGGAACAATGATCAGGAACCGCTCTTACAACGAGTTCCGCAATGTGATTGAGGCTTCTTATCAAAGGCTGGAAGAGGGACTTTCCAGTGACAGGCACAAGCTTGCTTTGGGTACTGAGGGACTAGAGCAGTACCTACTGAAGCTTTTCAATACCGAGCTCGGCTACCACCACATGAGTTCAGACTCCGACTTTTTTGGAGCAGGGGTGGATAGCCTTCAGGCCATCAAAGCAAGAGGTATTATCAagagagatattgatattggtCCTGCTGAGCTGGGTCATAATGTGATTTTCGACTCCGCAAACATCAAGAACCTCGCGGCTCATCTGTACGCCCTTCGCACCGGCAACCTacaagatgaggaagacgagttGTCGGTTATGTCCCAGCTGATTGACAAGTATTCATCATTCCAGCTGCGGCCGGAATCAGAAGAAGTCATCGTAAGTCAGCAAACCTTTTCCTTATGCAGCCGCTTACCGTCTGCCTCTAGCTTCTGACTGGAGCCACTGGCTCCCTCGGTATTTATATCCTCTCCCGCTTGatgcagaaggagaatgtcAGAAAAGTCTACTGCCTTGTTCGAGCGTCCAGTCCCAACAATGCTCTAGATCGAGTTCTTTCCAATTTAGCTTCGCGATCGTTACCGATGGTAAATGTCTGGAAAATTGTGGCTCTGCCTTCCCAGCTCGGTTCTGAAGATCTTGGACTGTCCCCTTCATTCCTTAGCGACATTCGTACTTCTATGACCAAAGTCATACATTCGGCCTGGGCCGTGAATTTCACACTTGGCGTATGCAGTTTCGAAGCGCAGCACATTCGAGGCGTGCACAATCTGATCAATCTATGTCTCGCCAGCCAACGGCCCTCGCCGGCGGAATTCTACTTCTGTTCGTCTgtgtctgcagctgctgggaCACCCCTCCCTGCCACTATCGCCGAATCCCCTGTCCCTGAGCTGGCGCACGCTCAGAGCATGGGCTATGCAAGATCCAAGCTGGTCGCGGAACGGATTGttcaagctgcagcagaaaaAACTGGCATGGTTGCTAAAGTTCTCAGGGTGGGTCAAATTGTAGGCGACACGGTCAATGGGAGATGGAACACCACCGAAGCAATTCCTCTCATGCTTCAGACAGCCCTCACGCTAAAGGCTCTACCAGAACTTGACGAAACGCCGTCTTGGCTTCCTGTTGATATTGTCGCAGATGCAGTTCTAGACTTGAGTGGTCTCAATAAGACTTCCGCCTCGGTTTCCGCCGTCCTACGACAATTCTCGTATGATCCGAACACCATCTACCACGTGCAGAACCCAAGGACCTTCAGCTGGACGAAAGAGCTCCTGCCGGCTCTAAAAGAAGCTGGTCTTGACTTTGAGGTTCTGCCAAAGAGGGAGTGGGTTCAGCGTCTACGTGAAGGCGAACAAGATCCGAAGAGGAACCCCGCTGTTAAGCTGTTAGACTTCTTTACCGAGAAGTATGACAATGATAACCCGGGTCGATCGGAGCTTGTCTTTGAGACAGAGAAGTCCGAGGCCGCTAGTCCGTCTTTGAAGGGAGGCGTGGAACTTATCGAGAGTGGTTTGATTAGAAAATTTGTCAATACCTGGCGGAGTGAATGGTAGAACTGCTAGTCGTTTCATTCGTCAGATGTAGTTTGATATATTGCGTATACGAAACCACATTTTCCCCCTTTTTGCTGCGATGAGAATGATAGATTGAAGGCCATGTTTCCAGCCCTAACCCATGCGTAACTAGAGACGATATCAGATTACAGTCATCTGCACAACCATTGCATCTACTCAAGATTTTTTATATTAGAACATACTCCTTACCTTTTGGACGGGGTTAGCAATGTAACCCTCTGCCAAAAAGGCTTGCAGCAGTCCACCAGCTTCAGATAAATAGGCCACCTAGACACAGCATATGCACTAGGCTCACGTACAAGACTCGATTTGTCAGTTCGTACTAGAGCTCACTAGAGCCCGGATAGCATCGGATATTCCCTGGCAAATTCAACATTAGAGGAGCCGGATAAACTAGCATTAACTGATGCAGTTCCGAAATGTCCAATCAACATGCCTTGGCAGCGCAAAATCCCGTCACTGCCATGATAAGATTTCCATTGGATAGCATTAGTTCGCCTTTGATTTACATATGAGAACTCTTCCGATTGGCATGCTGCGTTTCCGGACAGCACTAGGGCGTCTCGGAACTGGTAGTTATCACCCACGCAGCTACACACCCCGGATTCTCCATCATAAGCGGGGGAGAGTGGAGCGCAGAAATCTTCATAGTCTAGACTATATCAAGTTCAAATAGGCCTCGAGATGTCGATGAAAATCCATTCTTCCTGAATCAACGGTACTATAACGACCAAATCGATATTTCCTAGCAGCAAGCCCCATAATGACGGACCTATCTCATAAAGGTGTCACCGAAAAGAAAGCACACTACGCCCAGCATATTGAAGACGTCGAGAAGGCCAGTCAAGTCCCACAATATGACCGGTTTGGAGCTACGGCCAAGGTCGATCCCAAGGAAATTGCCCTTGTCAGGAAGATCGACTGCTATATGATGGTTCGGCCGACCTGACCTGTCTTTTGCGTCTGAACTATGGTAGCTAACGGTCAATCTGGCTGACGCTCTGGGCGATGTATTCCAAAATTTTTTGGACCGCAATGCCCTTGTCAACGGCAAGCTGAACAGTCCCGTTGAAGACGTGAACCTTAAGGGGACCGAGTATAATACCTGTGTTAGCATTCTCTTCGTTGGGTAAAGAGAACTATGCTTGGGTTCCCATACTTGCAGTCTGACCGTGTTTGCGTCAATAGGTACCTTGTTTGTCAGGTCCCGTCCAATATGCTGCTCAACCGTGTCAAGCCTGCGTGGTATATGGCCGGCTTTATGATGGCTTGGGCAATCGTATCGACCCTCGCATGCGTCGTCAAAGACTACCATGGCATGCTCGCTTGCCGGCTAGTGCTTGGTATCATCGAAGCACCGTTCTATCCTGGTGCTCTGTTCATGATTTCGCTTTTCTATAACCGTAAAGAGGCTACCACGCGCATGGCAGTACTATATACTGGAAATATGCTGGCCAGTTCTTTCTCGGGGCTCATTTCCGCTGCTGTCTTTGCTACTCTCGATAAGAAACATGGACTTGCTGGTTGGCAGTGGCTGTTTCTGATTCAAGGAGTCGTAACCGTGGTGGTGGCTGTTgcattcttcctcctcccaaaCTCTCCTAAACAGACTCTTTGGCTCACACTAGAGGAGCGACAGCTCGCCCACGACAGGATTGCGCGGGACACGACTCAGAAAGCAGAGGGCACGAGTGTCTGGACTGGGCTCCGCGAAGCATGCTTGGATTATCGGACTTGGATATTTGCCTTGATGTGCAATCTTCATTTCTCCGCCAACGGATTCAAGAATTTCATGCCAACCGTTGTCGAAACGCTCGGGTTCAACTCGACAGTGACTCTTATCCTCACCTGCCCGCCATACATCGTGGCGACTTTCACTTCAATTGCCGTTTCTTGGTCTTCAGGACGTTTTAATGAGAGAACATGGCACGTCACGGTCTCCAAGCTACTAGCGATCGTGGGGTTCGCAGTAGCTTGCGGGACTCTCAGCACGGGGGCACGTTACTTCGCCATGATCCTGTTCGTTGGTGCCACTTACGGGGTaaacaatatcaatatcgCCTGGGTGGCAGCAACGGTCGGACAAAcagacgagaagaaggccgtGGCTATTGCAGTTACTAATACTTTGGGAAATCTTGCCAGTGTATACACCCCATACTGTGGCCAGACAGCGATGCGCCAAGATTCGCGCCTGCCATGTACGCCAGCATCGGGTTCTCCGCTGGGGTGGTAATATTGGCATGGGTCATGAGGTTGATCCTCATGggagaaaaataaaagacTACGGGCAGCTGATCCAGGAGTTATCAACCTGTATGCTTACTGAAGCTTGTGCTTAGCTTAAAAAGGTAGCCTTGTCCAGGTGCTGGTCCATGGGGCAGATGCCCAATTCAACGATACCTCTCAGAAATTAGCTCAACGGATATTACTGGCACACGCGCATCACTTATCTGCAATGAACCTTTCCTGCTACTTATTTGTAGCGTGAAGAAGACAGGGCCGCCGGAATTGTTGTCGCAGTGATGCCGAAAGGCGGGGTTCAAGTTGTACGCGTCTGGTGACCGGCAGGGATTGAATTTGACTCTGTAGGGCTTGGAACTGCAAGCCATGCTTGCAGAGTTACATTGACAAGCCGTCCTTCTCATCCCGCGCTGTCGCCTTGATGCCTGAGACGCGAGCTACTGTCCTTAATTAGGGCAAGCGGGATAGCTCAACTGTTTGATAAATATCTCTTCTTGCCATCGCAAACAGGTTGCCTTCTCCGAATGATCGCCTGTCGCGTAACCTATGATGCTGCTCTCTGACAAATATGAAGATGTATATGAAGCCAAATGGCTCAACCATCGTTAGGCTCGAAATGGTGGCCGCAAGGGTCGCAAGCTCACCCGTGATTCATAAGTCTTGTCACGACCGGAGGAGGGAACCAAGGTTTCTGCTCCGCGTCATAGGATCATTACCGACATTCCGCGGCTGCTGTTGAATAGATCTTGGTGTGGAGGCGGCATCAGATTTCTTCGGTGTAACGATGACACTCCGTACTCCCTCGAGGCAAGTACGACCATACCCCTGCCGAAATAAGCCATGGGCGAtctgaattcctcaaagGCCATAGTGCTCGGTCAGGGTGCATAGCCTTCGCACATGAAACATGTTTGCTGTAACTGAGTTCGTTCCTGGCGAGGCTTATAAAAGGGTCTTGATGGTATCCAGGAGCATCTCATTTGTACATTCCTCTCCTATCGTTCTTCTGTCTCAGATTCCACTCCAAGTATTGACGCGGCTCTTCGCTAGATTTTTTATCACGCTATCATGGTCCGTTGTCGGCTCGTAGTCTTACTCGGGGCGTGCATTCTTCTACAGGCCATTGCCAGTCCGGTCTTGGATGCCGATGGCTTGATCGCGCCGCGGGCGGCAGAATCGCCTCCAGAAATCGCTCAGAACGACGTCGACAATGCTCGACATCCGCTGCTAGTCGACGCCACTGAGGCAAGCATTGACGAAGCCCGCGTGGTCGTCAAAGATGCCATCGCCAGGATGACCAAGCTCAACAAAGCCCGCCTCGACAATCCCATTCTCGGTTCGTATAAGTCGGGGCCAGGCACAAACATCACTCGTAGTGGCAGTGAAAATTCCCCCCTGCTCGAAATCACCAAGGAAATTGCGCATGCTGCAGCTCTTGTTGCGGAGGCAGATATGGCGGCCAATTTGGCTAACGGGACCTCTACACTGGCCCAGCAGGCGGCCGGCACTTTCTGGATGCAAGATATCAGGCGTCAGGGAACGGTGCCCTGGGGCAATGACCCCGCGTATAAGGTAAGGAAGATTCCTTGCGTGAAGAAAGAGTTGAGGTAGGAAAGAGCGAAACTTGGAACTCACTCTAGCTGGAGGGCACGTGCCACCCCCCCCCCCCGGGTTTCAGTCATAGCCTAGCTAGTTCTCTTTCACTTTGCGCAACCGCAACTGATCGACGATCCCCAGGTCTTCAGGAACGTTGTGACAGACTACCATGCCGATCCTACTGGAGCATCCGATTCCACTGCCGCCATCCAGGCCGCCATAAACGACGGCAATCGGTGCGGTGCAAGGTGCAATGGTTCGACCCGAAAAAACGCCATTGTATACTTCCCTCCAGGGACATACCTGGTTTCCAGCACCATCGAAGTACTATTTGCAACACAAATCATAGGCGATGCAAGTTTTAACCGCATCCCAGTATTTGTTCCCGCATGTGACTAACATACTTGGCTCAGGCAAACAATTGGCCGACCATTAAGGCAGCAAGCAGTTTCGTTGGTCTTGGTGTTCTCTCTACTAACCAGTATGTCGGTGGTACCGGGCCTGATGGCGGGGATGGGCAGTACTATGTCAACACCGCGCGATTCTACAGCCAGATTCGCAACCTCCGCATCGATATTACCGCCACCGCTCGAGACGCCTACGTCTGTGCTATTCACTACCAAATAGCACAAGCAACCAGTCTGCAGGACGTTGAACTGATTGCCACAACAGGGACCACACAGCAAGGAATTTGTAGGTTTTCCTTTGGATATATCAGAAATATTACTGACGTCAGCGAAGTTTCTGAGAATGGCAGTGGTGGTATAATGTCCGATGTTACGTTTCGGGGTGGTAACTTCGGTTTCTGTGAGTTACTAACTTCGGAGCAAATTCAATCTAAATATGCTTTGGCTAACAAAGACAGACGGCGGGAACCAGCAGTTTAGTGCCCATCGAATGACCTTTATCGGTTGTGCAACCGCTGTGCAGATTATATGGGACTGGACCTGGGTCTGGAAATCACTTGATATTCAGGGCGCCGAAGTTGGGCTTCGTCTGGTCAGCAACGACGGCAGTGGTAATGTTGGTTCAGTCGCCTTGATCGATTCCAAACTCACCAGTGTGAACACTGCTATCATCATAGCCCCTGCGTCTTCAACTCCAGGGACCGGTACGACTGGGTTGGTTCTAGATAATACCAGAATCGACGGCCCCATTGTGGATACCGCTGGTAAGGTTTATTTAGGAGCAGGCTACTATGATAACTGGGTGCTTGGCCCTACATACAGGGGTACCACCCGAACCTGGTCTTCAGCGCCCTTCTCATCGTATCCGCGGGAGCAGTCACTACTTGGAAATAGGGTTGATGGCCTCAACAATGCGCCGTATTTTGAGCGCAAAAAAAATCAATATGCGGATAGGCCTGTCGGAGATTTTGTCCAGCTCAAGTCACTAGGTGCCAGAGGTGAGAACATTTTCGTTGCGCCATTAGTCGGCTAGCTAACCCAGCTCAGGGGACGGAGTTACTGATGATACTGCCGCCGTCCAACGGGCGTTTAACGAGCACGGGAGCGGAAACAAGATTATCTTCGTGGATTCTGGCACGTACATCCTGACTGACACGGTGGTGGTCCCTAAAGATGCCAAAATCCATGGGGAAGCATGGTCACAATTCGCTGCTTCTGGCAGCGCATTCTCTGATGCAAAGTACGTAGTAGCTACCCACTCGCGATAGGCTTTGCTAATGCTGCGCTCTTAGTAACCCTCGTGTCATGCTTCAGATCGGAAACAGGGGCGATGTTGGAACCGTTGAACTACAAGACTTGATATTGACAACAAAAGGAGGCACAGCTGGGGCGGTCCTGATGCAGTGGAATGTCAAGGCAGCTAGCCCTGGTGCGGCTGCCCTCTGGGGTATGTTGAGTCAGACCTTTGGCATTCTAAAGGCGTATACTTACAGATGTCTCTTATCATAGACGTCCATGCCCGGATTGGTGGCGCTATTGGGACGTCCTTGACGCAGACAGAATGTCCACCACTGACTACTGGCACTAACCCGGCCTCCTGTCAGGCAGCAAGCCTCATGCTGCATCTAACACCGGAGGCTTCAGGCTATTTTGAAAATATGTGGCTTTGGGTAGCTGATCATTTGATAGAGTAGGTTCATTTTCCATTGCCGTATCTTTCAGGTGGTCTGGTATTTATTTTTTGCTCGATTTGGATCAAGTACTAAAACTCAGCTCAGTGACCTCGATCTGAATGATGCTTACAATGATATGGTTTGTTCTCCGCTAGGAACCCATTAATTAGTATTGTTTTGACTGACGAGATTGCAGCCACAATTGAGTGTCTACGTTGCTCGTGGAATGTTGATCGAAAGTACCTCTGCTACTTGGCTATATGGCACATCCTCGGAACACTGTGTCTTCTATCAGTACAATTTCCACCATGCACAGAATATCTTCACTACAGTGATCCAGACAGAGCCACCCTA
This genomic interval carries:
- a CDS encoding Zn(II)2Cys6 transcription factor (transcript_id=CADANIAT00005586) — protein: MLPTRGHPNKRRSVKERVRVTRACDTCKKKKLRCSGTLPCFLCQRSQLRCEYTAGYTRGKVPPVPTISGADSMNNTIQNHHEKTTNSSVESRSPPKPQDTAQNVLLAREKQVNLPSSGNSPEPHQTDMEGHYVGPASGVSFLIRVQKRLHEHISFPRTTPIFSFGDAPLPKYDPSFLVIPPKDEAKALLDRYFDFVFPTHRFLHQPQAESWLEDFYRDPGVAQSPKPGAMAIRALLLMIFAHGKQCLPKSDSSLGSCVNSAVYFAASEHHLAAETGPVRLASVQARLAQCFYLLGQSRINHCWSLFGTTARLAIAIGLHRGRRRDVKDNFVEHECSKRVFWCMYSLDNYLSAALGRPRIFHDDEIDQELPAIANDSQITPSGVVPASSNTQSIMLAPVYHAKLSKIISGILRDLYSIRRMTLQSQSAAAAKHGAELAQWRQEISAFVDLANVDMLVLTYQRQYTVLNLAFFHSQILLYRPFILRDFKNLALPASPESNDLAESVSENARHCLEAAMKITSILRDLCENGKMYHSFWFTHYYAFSAIVVLYVHFIQSCTHTSAESYLAYFQAGERAQYDLAASGSQSSFAQRYAMVLEELRKEAQKCIQQKQQLATGYHHSDQVTDSASADMSAQEPNVSRQSFSYEPAVFPQSTFAHTEQAITHSPPLELSNMHPEQQTWIENLIQDSSPRTYIPSFTGWGEFDSLALTGLGELGHIFSSNDLPDFRG
- a CDS encoding uncharacterized protein (transcript_id=CADANIAT00005587); amino-acid sequence: MLAQIGSDISIGSKDASMKSTKLPPTPPDEAEVPLYTIDDILLQRISYPPDAPLVGYPQSQYGISDYAFYTAKELDRFANGAAQALQFSGLPKFSDPSENRVVAILGPSNLDYIVSLFALSRLGYAVLLLSTRLSSEAYTNLLAQTNCCHILYSPTTEKAVEEIRGVSPQINIFSIPEHIIYSKCTESSNLRLSRQPELAQKWAFIIHSSGSTGLPKPIFQTHAACIANYTTSNSYRALLTLPLYHNHGLCTFFRSMFKAKPIAIYNANLPLTGKNVLEVMETFKPESFHGVPYVLKLLSEVPGGVEALARCQQVLFGGSSCPDELGDYLVDNGVRLISHYGATELGQLMTSDRPVGDKLWNYVRPLKVSQPYLRMEELEDGSYECVVLDGLPAKVSSNCNDPPNSFRTRDTFLKHPSVPNAWKYLGRIDDRVTLINGEKVLPVPIEHRIRQNKYVKDNLVFGVGKPLPGLIIVPSAECQEMTKSEILDKVWPDIEAANKNAEAFSYISRDMVIVLDVGCSYPATDKGTMIRNRSYNEFRNVIEASYQRLEEGLSSDRHKLALGTEGLEQYLLKLFNTELGYHHMSSDSDFFGAGVDSLQAIKARGIIKRDIDIGPAELGHNVIFDSANIKNLAAHLYALRTGNLQDEEDELSVMSQLIDKYSSFQLRPESEEVILLTGATGSLGIYILSRLMQKENVRKVYCLVRASSPNNALDRVLSNLASRSLPMVNVWKIVALPSQLGSEDLGLSPSFLSDIRTSMTKVIHSAWAVNFTLGVCSFEAQHIRGVHNLINLCLASQRPSPAEFYFCSSVSAAAGTPLPATIAESPVPELAHAQSMGYARSKLVAERIVQAAAEKTGMVAKVLRVGQIVGDTVNGRWNTTEAIPLMLQTALTLKALPELDETPSWLPVDIVADAVLDLSGLNKTSASVSAVLRQFSYDPNTIYHVQNPRTFSWTKELLPALKEAGLDFEVLPKREWVQRLREGEQDPKRNPAVKLLDFFTEKYDNDNPGRSELVFETEKSEAASPSLKGGVELIESGLIRKFVNTWRSEW